A genomic stretch from Negativicoccus succinicivorans includes:
- the plsX gene encoding phosphate acyltransferase PlsX: protein MKAIAVDAMGGDYAPVEIVRGALDAVRSWRIPVILVGDETQILPLVKAAGMTNDPLVKVQHASQVIGMDEHPGMAYRKKKDASIVVAAKLVKEGHCGALVAPGSTGAAVTAGLFGLGRIKGIRRPAIATPLPTQDGGTTLLIDSGASANPGVENLLQNALLGHVFMQRVYGIVEPRVGLLNIGTEEIKGSNVVTEVYPKMQEQSVYRFIGNVEGRDIPKRVADVVVCDGFTGNVVLKFAEGMATMMMHLLKDAVMKNGWRAKLGGWLLRPALKQALKKVDYAEYGGAPLLGVEGGLVICHGASKARAIQNAVRLASHIADSEMVEHIKTALETVDATNEE from the coding sequence ATGAAAGCAATAGCAGTAGATGCAATGGGTGGAGATTACGCGCCCGTGGAAATTGTTCGCGGTGCATTGGATGCGGTTCGATCTTGGCGGATCCCGGTGATTCTCGTCGGGGATGAGACGCAGATTTTGCCCCTTGTCAAAGCAGCGGGAATGACCAATGACCCGTTGGTAAAAGTTCAGCATGCAAGTCAGGTCATCGGGATGGATGAACATCCGGGGATGGCGTACCGCAAAAAGAAAGATGCTTCGATCGTGGTGGCCGCGAAGCTGGTTAAAGAAGGTCATTGCGGTGCGTTGGTTGCGCCCGGTTCGACGGGGGCCGCTGTAACGGCAGGTCTGTTCGGCTTGGGGCGTATTAAAGGAATTCGTCGGCCGGCGATCGCAACTCCTTTGCCGACACAGGATGGCGGCACCACGCTTTTGATTGATTCGGGGGCTAGTGCTAATCCCGGAGTCGAAAATTTGTTGCAAAATGCTTTGCTGGGGCACGTGTTTATGCAACGCGTATATGGTATTGTGGAGCCGCGTGTCGGTTTGCTGAACATCGGTACCGAAGAAATCAAAGGCAGCAATGTCGTTACGGAAGTATATCCTAAGATGCAAGAACAATCGGTTTACCGATTTATCGGCAATGTCGAAGGACGAGATATTCCGAAGCGTGTGGCCGATGTCGTTGTGTGCGACGGCTTTACGGGCAATGTCGTTTTAAAATTTGCGGAAGGCATGGCCACTATGATGATGCATCTTTTAAAAGATGCGGTAATGAAAAACGGTTGGCGCGCCAAATTAGGCGGTTGGCTTTTACGGCCGGCGCTGAAGCAGGCGTTGAAAAAAGTGGATTACGCGGAGTACGGCGGCGCACCGCTTTTGGGTGTCGAAGGCGGTTTGGTGATTTGCCATGGCGCATCCAAGGCAAGGGCGATTCAAAATGCCGTACGACTTGCATCACATATTGCGGATTCAGAAATGGTAGAACATATCAAAACAGCTTTAGAAACGGTGGACGCAACGAATGAAGAGTAG
- a CDS encoding beta-ketoacyl-ACP synthase III translates to MKSSTLRQIGVLGTGSYVPEHILTNADLEKMVDTSDEWIRTRTGIRERRIAEPGTSTVSLAKKAAEKAIADAGVTAEEIDLVVVATCTQDTIAPSTACALQDILGIPAAGAFDLSAGCSGFVYATAVASQMLATGLYQKALVVGAEVLSRFVDWTDRNTCVLFGDGAGAVVLGEVATGGIGGIDLGSDGSGRGALGIFGGPFHGDLHSELADQKMFIRMNGKDVFKFAVKVIGESTGRALAKCGLTYDDVDLLIPHQANERIIQAAAKKISLPLERIFENLDRYGNTSSASIAIALDEAVHAGRIKSGDQVVLVGFGAGLTWASLCMEWR, encoded by the coding sequence ATGAAGAGTAGTACGTTGCGGCAGATCGGAGTTTTAGGAACCGGCTCGTATGTGCCGGAACATATCCTTACTAATGCGGATTTAGAAAAAATGGTAGACACGTCAGATGAATGGATTCGGACACGCACGGGAATTCGTGAACGGAGAATTGCCGAGCCCGGAACCTCGACGGTCTCGTTAGCGAAAAAAGCGGCAGAAAAAGCAATAGCGGATGCCGGTGTTACTGCAGAGGAAATTGATCTCGTGGTCGTGGCGACATGTACGCAAGATACCATTGCACCTTCGACCGCGTGCGCTTTACAGGATATATTGGGGATTCCCGCGGCGGGCGCATTTGATCTGTCTGCCGGATGTAGCGGTTTCGTGTATGCGACCGCAGTAGCGAGTCAAATGTTAGCTACCGGTTTATATCAGAAGGCGTTGGTTGTCGGTGCAGAAGTGCTGAGCCGTTTTGTGGATTGGACAGATCGAAACACCTGCGTCCTTTTCGGCGATGGCGCCGGTGCAGTTGTTTTGGGAGAAGTGGCTACCGGAGGTATTGGCGGGATCGATCTCGGATCGGATGGTTCCGGTCGCGGCGCGCTGGGGATTTTCGGCGGACCTTTTCATGGTGATTTGCATTCGGAGCTTGCCGATCAGAAAATGTTCATTCGCATGAATGGTAAAGATGTCTTTAAATTTGCGGTAAAAGTTATTGGCGAATCTACCGGAAGAGCGCTTGCTAAATGTGGGCTTACCTATGATGATGTAGACCTTTTGATTCCGCATCAGGCGAACGAGCGGATCATTCAAGCTGCTGCCAAAAAAATATCCTTGCCCTTAGAACGCATTTTTGAAAATTTGGATCGCTACGGTAATACGTCCAGCGCATCGATTGCAATCGCATTGGATGAAGCGGTGCATGCCGGTCGAATTAAAAGCGGCGATCAGGTCGTCCTAGTGGGATTCGGTGCCGGCTTAACCTGGGCTAGCCTTTGTATGGAATGGCGGTAG
- the fabD gene encoding ACP S-malonyltransferase encodes MKTAFLFPGQGSQKVGMMQDLAAQYESVRNRFEEADEALGWKLSELIFEGPAEKLQQTQYTQPAILTASVAAYDLLAQAGITAEYLAGHSLGEYSALVAAGSISFVDAVRTVHARGKFMQEAVPIGEGGMAAIIRLEREKIITICEEFSAQGKIVQAVNFNCPGQVVIAGTTDAVAAACEKMKEAGARRAIPLPVSAPFHSTLMQPAAEKLAQVLHTIEIKEARIPVIANVHAQPVHTSAEIRESLVEQAAHPVLWEDSMHVLLTKGVDTMVEVGPGTVLSGFMKKIESGVHLEHVENVSSLEATLAYFEEAQNGN; translated from the coding sequence ATGAAAACGGCATTTTTGTTTCCCGGTCAGGGCTCGCAAAAAGTAGGAATGATGCAGGACTTGGCTGCGCAATATGAAAGCGTACGCAACCGTTTTGAAGAAGCGGATGAAGCGCTTGGCTGGAAGCTGAGTGAATTGATTTTTGAAGGTCCGGCAGAAAAATTACAGCAGACTCAGTATACCCAGCCGGCGATTTTGACGGCAAGCGTAGCGGCCTATGATCTGCTCGCACAAGCGGGCATTACCGCGGAATATCTTGCGGGTCATAGCTTAGGAGAATATTCGGCACTTGTGGCGGCGGGCTCCATTTCATTTGTGGATGCGGTACGTACTGTACACGCGCGCGGCAAATTTATGCAGGAAGCCGTGCCGATCGGAGAGGGCGGTATGGCGGCAATCATTCGCCTGGAACGCGAAAAAATTATCACGATTTGCGAAGAGTTTTCGGCACAAGGGAAAATCGTGCAAGCCGTGAATTTCAACTGCCCAGGACAAGTAGTCATTGCGGGGACAACCGATGCGGTGGCGGCGGCATGTGAGAAGATGAAAGAAGCGGGCGCGCGTCGCGCGATTCCGTTGCCGGTTTCGGCACCGTTTCACAGCACATTGATGCAACCGGCAGCCGAAAAATTGGCGCAAGTCTTGCATACGATTGAGATCAAAGAGGCGCGAATTCCCGTGATTGCCAATGTGCATGCCCAACCGGTTCATACGAGCGCAGAAATTCGTGAGTCGTTAGTCGAACAGGCAGCCCATCCGGTCCTTTGGGAAGACAGCATGCATGTGCTTTTGACTAAAGGTGTGGATACGATGGTGGAAGTGGGTCCTGGTACTGTCTTAAGCGGTTTTATGAAAAAAATTGAATCCGGTGTGCATCTGGAGCATGTCGAAAATGTGAGCAGTTTAGAGGCTACCTTGGCATATTTTGAGGAGGCACAAAATGGCAACTAA
- a CDS encoding O-methyltransferase, translating to MKPISTDMPHLNNQVRALRRYGDDIRIPQIRKSEEDLFRSAVLATAPRRILEIGTGIGYSALLMATLLPQAEIVTIEPFAPRYREARKRMRQAGVENRVTVVSATAEEALREIKGPFDLLYIDGSKGHYLEHLRLAEPLLQKNATILADNVLFRGYVCADDSDVPRRMRTIAHRMRAFLAYLKDPRYFTTKIYETGDGFAVARRKG from the coding sequence ATGAAGCCAATATCGACCGATATGCCGCATCTCAATAATCAAGTCAGAGCTTTGCGCCGCTATGGAGACGATATTCGTATACCGCAAATTCGTAAGAGCGAAGAAGATTTATTTCGTTCGGCCGTACTCGCGACGGCTCCGCGTCGGATTTTAGAAATCGGCACGGGGATCGGTTACTCGGCACTTTTGATGGCGACGCTATTGCCGCAGGCGGAGATCGTTACTATTGAGCCGTTTGCTCCGCGGTATCGGGAAGCAAGGAAACGAATGCGACAAGCAGGCGTAGAGAATCGAGTGACGGTGGTGTCGGCGACTGCGGAAGAGGCGTTGCGGGAAATCAAAGGACCGTTTGATCTGCTGTACATTGACGGGTCCAAAGGTCACTACTTGGAGCATTTGCGTTTAGCGGAACCGCTCCTGCAAAAAAATGCGACTATTTTAGCGGATAACGTTTTATTTCGCGGTTATGTATGTGCTGACGATAGCGATGTACCGCGGCGCATGCGAACGATTGCACATCGCATGCGCGCTTTTCTTGCGTATTTGAAAGATCCGCGTTATTTTACGACGAAGATATATGAAACAGGGGATGGTTTTGCCGTCGCCCGACGAAAGGGATAG
- the fabK gene encoding enoyl-[acyl-carrier-protein] reductase FabK, whose product MKTKLTELLGIEAPIIQGGMAWLGTWELASAVSEAGGLGVIGAGNMPGDLLREQIRQVKAHTTKPFGVNLMLRSPFVEECVAAVCEEKVPVITTGAGNPGKYIERFKASGAKVIPVVSAVALAKRLASVGVDAIIAEGLESGGHVGKVTTLALVPQVVDAVELPVIAAGGIADGRALVAMLALGAVGVQMGTRFVASEECIAHPAYKEALLKARDRSTVITGRTTGHPVRVIANALSRQYEKLESINAPLAEIEGLGAGSLRRAAILGDTKTGSIMVGQIAGLVNDIKPVCEIITAIIREAVVAQQRISEVKV is encoded by the coding sequence ATGAAAACGAAACTGACAGAATTATTGGGAATTGAAGCACCGATTATTCAAGGCGGTATGGCTTGGCTAGGAACTTGGGAATTAGCCTCCGCTGTTTCGGAGGCAGGCGGCCTCGGTGTGATTGGGGCCGGTAATATGCCGGGTGATCTTCTTCGTGAACAGATCCGGCAAGTGAAAGCGCATACGACGAAACCCTTCGGTGTCAATTTGATGCTGCGTTCACCTTTTGTTGAAGAGTGTGTAGCAGCCGTTTGTGAGGAAAAAGTACCGGTTATTACAACCGGGGCGGGAAATCCGGGAAAGTACATTGAACGCTTTAAAGCATCCGGCGCCAAGGTTATTCCTGTCGTTTCCGCTGTGGCGTTAGCTAAACGGTTGGCAAGCGTCGGAGTCGATGCCATTATTGCAGAAGGACTGGAAAGCGGCGGCCATGTCGGCAAGGTAACCACCTTGGCGCTGGTACCGCAAGTGGTAGATGCAGTAGAACTGCCCGTTATTGCGGCCGGCGGTATTGCCGATGGTCGAGCTTTGGTCGCTATGTTGGCATTGGGAGCGGTCGGAGTGCAGATGGGCACACGTTTTGTAGCCAGTGAAGAATGTATCGCCCATCCGGCATATAAAGAAGCGCTTTTAAAAGCACGGGATCGTTCAACGGTGATTACCGGGCGTACGACGGGGCATCCTGTGCGCGTGATCGCCAACGCTCTTTCCCGACAGTATGAAAAACTGGAAAGCATCAACGCGCCGTTAGCGGAAATTGAGGGTCTTGGCGCGGGGAGTTTGCGTCGGGCGGCGATTTTGGGAGATACGAAGACAGGATCGATCATGGTCGGACAAATTGCAGGCTTAGTGAACGATATCAAACCGGTATGTGAAATTATTACTGCGATTATCAGAGAAGCTGTCGTCGCGCAGCAACGTATCAGCGAGGTGAAGGTATGA
- a CDS encoding elongator complex protein 3 yields the protein MREAIIPIFIPHDGCPYRCSFCNQWKLTAQTERTTPAMVAKTIAEYLASTTRPYRWQVAFYGGSFTALSEERQRALLAPAKYAWEKGDVAALRLSTRPDCISGENTAFLYAHGVRTVELGVQSLDDSVLWQAHRGHRSAVVVKAVEILREGGMQVGIQLLPGLYGETFATLRKTIRATVALTPDFVRIYPALVLRDTLLERQYRNGDYQPLTLAQAILVGAWWRRYLAKHNIPVIRIGLQATQDLDSHAAYVAGPYHPALGELTIARSYAQELKKGFRQARGPVTITYSTRDASKVRGHKNANIKKYQEKYAGPITWRESVDMPPGTVSFTTATQTYQWRLESPLYCQ from the coding sequence ATGAGAGAAGCGATTATTCCCATCTTTATTCCGCATGACGGTTGTCCGTATCGTTGCAGTTTTTGCAACCAGTGGAAATTGACGGCACAGACAGAGCGTACTACGCCGGCTATGGTCGCGAAAACGATTGCGGAATATCTTGCTTCAACGACGCGACCGTACCGCTGGCAAGTGGCGTTCTACGGCGGCTCTTTTACCGCGCTCAGTGAAGAGCGGCAGCGGGCACTGCTCGCGCCGGCCAAATATGCATGGGAAAAAGGTGATGTGGCTGCATTGCGCCTCTCTACGCGACCGGACTGTATTAGTGGTGAAAATACCGCTTTTTTATATGCGCACGGCGTACGTACGGTAGAGCTCGGTGTGCAAAGTTTAGATGACAGCGTTTTATGGCAGGCCCATCGCGGCCATCGCAGTGCGGTGGTAGTAAAAGCGGTAGAAATTCTTCGCGAAGGCGGTATGCAGGTAGGTATACAGCTTTTGCCCGGTCTTTATGGCGAAACCTTTGCGACATTGCGCAAGACCATTCGGGCAACGGTCGCTCTGACCCCCGATTTTGTACGAATTTATCCGGCGTTAGTGCTGCGTGATACATTGCTGGAACGACAATATCGTAACGGCGATTATCAGCCTTTAACGCTTGCACAGGCGATCTTGGTGGGTGCATGGTGGAGACGTTATCTGGCAAAGCATAATATTCCTGTCATTCGGATCGGTTTGCAGGCGACGCAAGATCTGGATTCGCATGCTGCGTATGTCGCGGGACCGTACCATCCGGCGTTGGGAGAGTTGACCATCGCGCGATCGTATGCGCAGGAACTTAAAAAAGGTTTCCGACAGGCGCGCGGGCCGGTGACAATCACTTACTCAACACGTGACGCCAGTAAAGTGCGCGGACACAAAAATGCCAATATCAAAAAATACCAAGAAAAATACGCCGGTCCGATTACTTGGCGGGAATCTGTTGACATGCCGCCGGGAACAGTCTCTTTTACCACCGCAACGCAAACATACCAATGGCGGTTGGAATCGCCATTGTACTGTCAATGA
- the rpsO gene encoding 30S ribosomal protein S15, producing the protein MLTLEQKQKLIEENRVHDTDTGSPEVQIAILTARINYLTDHLKEHKKDHHSRRGLLKLVGQRRGLLDYLRRKDIERYRNLLDKLNLRK; encoded by the coding sequence ATGTTGACTTTGGAACAGAAACAGAAACTTATCGAGGAAAACCGCGTTCACGACACGGACACCGGTTCTCCGGAAGTGCAAATTGCGATTTTGACGGCTCGTATTAACTACCTGACCGATCATTTGAAAGAGCACAAGAAAGATCATCATTCCCGTCGCGGCCTGTTGAAATTGGTTGGTCAGCGTCGCGGTTTGTTGGATTACCTGCGTCGCAAAGATATCGAACGCTATCGTAATCTCTTGGACAAATTGAATTTGCGCAAATAA
- the fabF gene encoding beta-ketoacyl-ACP synthase II, which produces MRKRVAVTGLGIISPVGIGKETVWQNLLAGKSGIKRITAFDTTDFAVRIAGEVEGFTATDYMDRKEARHMDRFAHFGVAAAKMAVEDAKIDWNALDHDRIGAVVGTGIGGITTIEEASDRLANRGPSRVSPFAIPMMIANMAAGQISIALDVRGPVITDVTACASGTNAIGDALRMIRYGDADIVIAGGAEAAISPLPFAGFIAMKALSTFDGEPEEASRPFDATRDGFVFGEGAAMLVLEEWDHAVERGAHIYAELCGYGSNGDAYHITAPAPEGCQAQKCMERALQDAQLTVQDIDYINAHGTATPLNDKNETHAIRALFGAEADRLVVNSTKSMTGHLLGAAGAVEAVVMALSIENDEVHPTINLKHPDPDCDLDYVTEGARKVKVRAAMSNSFGFGGQNAVIIMRKPKGND; this is translated from the coding sequence ATGCGCAAGCGCGTAGCAGTAACAGGTCTTGGTATTATTTCTCCGGTTGGTATCGGTAAAGAGACCGTATGGCAAAATTTATTGGCAGGGAAATCGGGTATTAAACGGATCACTGCGTTTGACACGACGGATTTTGCCGTGCGCATTGCCGGTGAGGTCGAAGGTTTTACCGCGACCGATTATATGGATCGTAAAGAAGCGCGCCATATGGATCGATTTGCTCATTTTGGTGTGGCCGCGGCCAAAATGGCGGTGGAAGACGCTAAGATTGATTGGAACGCGTTGGACCATGATCGGATCGGCGCGGTGGTCGGCACCGGCATCGGTGGCATCACCACGATCGAAGAAGCGTCGGATCGTCTTGCGAACCGCGGCCCTTCCCGCGTGAGTCCGTTCGCGATTCCGATGATGATTGCCAACATGGCAGCGGGCCAAATTTCCATCGCACTGGATGTACGCGGTCCGGTCATTACGGATGTGACGGCCTGCGCATCGGGGACAAATGCGATTGGTGATGCGCTGCGCATGATTCGTTACGGTGATGCGGATATTGTCATTGCGGGCGGTGCCGAAGCGGCCATCAGTCCGTTGCCGTTTGCCGGTTTTATCGCAATGAAAGCGCTCTCCACGTTTGACGGTGAGCCGGAGGAAGCATCGCGTCCGTTTGATGCAACACGTGACGGTTTCGTTTTCGGTGAGGGCGCGGCCATGCTCGTACTGGAAGAATGGGACCATGCGGTCGAACGCGGCGCGCATATTTATGCGGAATTGTGCGGCTATGGGTCGAATGGTGATGCGTACCATATTACGGCACCGGCTCCGGAAGGTTGCCAGGCCCAAAAGTGTATGGAAAGAGCATTACAGGATGCGCAATTAACTGTGCAGGATATTGATTATATCAATGCGCACGGAACGGCGACGCCGCTCAATGATAAAAATGAAACGCACGCTATCCGCGCATTGTTTGGTGCGGAAGCAGATCGCTTGGTGGTAAACTCCACCAAATCAATGACCGGCCATTTGCTTGGTGCTGCCGGTGCTGTGGAAGCGGTCGTTATGGCGCTTTCGATTGAAAATGACGAAGTTCATCCGACGATCAACTTGAAACATCCGGATCCGGATTGTGATTTGGACTATGTGACGGAAGGCGCGCGCAAAGTGAAAGTACGTGCGGCCATGTCAAACTCATTCGGCTTCGGTGGGCAAAATGCGGTGATTATAATGCGCAAACCGAAAGGAAATGACTGA
- the rnc gene encoding ribonuclease III, whose product MTPSEVRRKQIQDFAATNHIPVRDHSLLSTALTHTSYANEHRQQGIHDNERLEFLGDAVLDLVIGEYLFRKYPAWPEGDLTRAKASAVCEPALASCARKFHLGETLRLGKGEEHTGGRQRASILADAFEAVVGAIYLDTSYETATEFIMEHLKPYLDLIDRGDYTRDYKTELQEFLQQDGDVDLRYNLLRDEGPDHDKIFYMEVELNGEAVASGVGKSKKAAAQQAAQAALQKLETNGGARS is encoded by the coding sequence ATGACTCCATCGGAAGTGCGGCGTAAACAGATTCAGGATTTTGCCGCTACGAATCATATTCCGGTACGGGATCATTCCCTTTTGAGTACGGCTCTGACGCATACATCCTATGCGAATGAACATCGGCAACAGGGCATACACGATAATGAGCGGCTCGAGTTTTTAGGTGATGCCGTGCTGGACTTGGTAATTGGGGAGTATCTTTTTCGTAAATATCCGGCTTGGCCCGAAGGAGATTTGACACGCGCCAAAGCCAGTGCTGTTTGTGAGCCTGCGTTGGCCTCTTGCGCCCGTAAATTTCACCTGGGTGAAACCTTGCGACTGGGTAAAGGAGAAGAACACACCGGGGGACGACAACGAGCATCGATTCTGGCGGATGCATTTGAAGCGGTAGTTGGAGCGATTTATCTTGATACATCATACGAAACGGCCACGGAATTTATTATGGAGCATTTGAAACCGTACCTGGATCTGATTGACAGAGGCGACTACACGCGCGACTATAAAACGGAGTTGCAGGAATTTTTGCAGCAGGATGGAGATGTGGATCTCCGTTATAATTTGCTGCGTGATGAAGGTCCGGATCATGATAAAATATTTTATATGGAAGTGGAATTAAACGGAGAGGCAGTTGCCTCCGGTGTAGGGAAAAGCAAAAAAGCGGCCGCGCAACAAGCAGCGCAAGCCGCATTGCAAAAGTTAGAGACAAATGGAGGGGCGCGGTCATGA
- the mltG gene encoding endolytic transglycosylase MltG, whose protein sequence is MKKIISISILFVLLVAGGALLYGKNPLVQSKPVTVRIEAAQTGAEIAQILADKNIIWNPHIFRAALYLSGNVDKLQEGHYDLMTNMSMPAVIAALRDGRPAARQVVIPEGFTVSQIAKRLDRLGIAKKHDFLEAAKVYSLPADMQSTRATDYPVEGFLFPSTYDVPDGASVNDIIAHMNREMQKQLTPELRQEITAQGFSLHDFITLASLVEKEAMYEDDRYTIAAVFKKRLAIGMPLQSCASIQYILGEPKPVLSIADTQIPSPYNTYLHKGLPPGPVAAPGKAAMDAVLHAPTTEYLYFVADAKGYHHFAKTYEEHEANIDRYAASQ, encoded by the coding sequence ATGAAGAAAATAATCAGTATTTCAATACTGTTTGTTCTACTCGTCGCAGGAGGCGCTCTGCTTTACGGTAAAAATCCGTTGGTACAAAGCAAGCCTGTAACGGTACGGATCGAGGCGGCGCAAACGGGAGCGGAAATAGCCCAAATCCTTGCGGATAAAAATATCATTTGGAATCCGCATATCTTTCGTGCCGCACTATACTTGAGCGGGAACGTCGATAAGCTCCAAGAAGGGCATTATGATCTCATGACGAACATGTCGATGCCGGCCGTAATCGCCGCCTTGCGTGACGGACGACCCGCTGCTCGGCAGGTGGTGATCCCGGAAGGATTCACCGTGTCGCAAATTGCGAAACGACTGGATCGGTTGGGTATCGCTAAGAAGCATGATTTCTTAGAGGCGGCGAAGGTTTATAGTTTGCCTGCAGATATGCAGAGCACACGAGCTACCGACTATCCGGTAGAAGGATTTTTGTTTCCTTCTACGTATGATGTTCCGGACGGTGCATCGGTCAATGATATCATCGCGCATATGAATCGAGAAATGCAAAAGCAACTGACACCCGAATTGCGGCAAGAAATCACTGCGCAGGGATTCAGTCTGCATGACTTCATCACATTGGCGTCCCTGGTGGAAAAGGAAGCCATGTATGAGGATGATCGCTATACGATTGCCGCAGTGTTCAAGAAGCGCTTGGCGATCGGTATGCCTCTCCAATCTTGCGCAAGCATCCAGTATATTTTAGGAGAACCGAAACCGGTTTTAAGTATTGCCGATACGCAAATTCCTTCACCGTATAATACCTATTTGCATAAGGGATTGCCGCCGGGACCGGTGGCGGCCCCCGGCAAAGCGGCGATGGATGCGGTATTGCATGCACCGACTACCGAATATTTGTATTTTGTGGCGGACGCTAAAGGATATCACCATTTTGCCAAGACATATGAAGAACATGAAGCCAATATCGACCGATATGCCGCATCTCAATAA
- a CDS encoding acyl carrier protein, translating into MNNTFEKVRAIVVEQLGVDEADVQIDSTFIDDLGADSLDIVELIMAFEEEFEIEIPDDVAEKIKTVKDTVDYIDKNIA; encoded by the coding sequence ATGAACAATACATTTGAAAAGGTACGCGCGATCGTTGTAGAACAGCTGGGTGTGGATGAAGCGGATGTACAAATCGACTCCACTTTCATTGATGATCTGGGCGCGGATTCTTTGGATATCGTTGAATTGATTATGGCGTTTGAAGAAGAATTTGAAATTGAAATCCCTGATGATGTAGCCGAAAAAATTAAAACCGTTAAAGATACGGTCGACTACATTGACAAGAATATTGCGTAA
- a CDS encoding DeoR family transcriptional regulator: MKLVRDQRREKIVTMLREQPFLTDEDLADGLGVSVATIRLDRTALDIPEVRVRLRKAAAKNAPPTEPKAVYGKLLEYNSKRSALSMLTVTPHLVDATGFVPVQTLYGMATALGDKVLDLPSAVCGVGNIKYKAPVRVGDTLVWKLTVVRQRGSEHYVWAKCLRDCAEVFRAKFILKSYSEVRL, translated from the coding sequence ATGAAATTAGTCAGAGACCAGCGACGAGAAAAGATCGTCACCATGCTGCGCGAGCAACCGTTTTTGACGGATGAAGACTTAGCTGACGGCTTGGGCGTTTCGGTGGCGACGATTCGTTTGGACAGAACCGCGTTGGATATACCGGAAGTACGCGTGCGGCTACGCAAAGCCGCTGCTAAAAACGCGCCTCCGACGGAGCCAAAAGCGGTATACGGTAAATTATTGGAATACAATTCCAAACGCTCCGCGTTATCGATGCTGACCGTGACGCCTCATCTGGTCGATGCTACCGGATTTGTACCGGTCCAGACGCTTTACGGAATGGCAACGGCGTTGGGGGACAAAGTTCTGGATTTACCCAGTGCGGTATGCGGCGTCGGGAACATTAAATATAAAGCACCGGTGCGCGTTGGTGACACGCTTGTTTGGAAACTTACGGTTGTGCGTCAGCGAGGTTCGGAACATTACGTTTGGGCCAAATGTTTACGTGATTGCGCCGAAGTGTTTCGAGCTAAATTTATTTTAAAATCATATTCTGAGGTGCGACTATGA
- the fabG gene encoding 3-oxoacyl-[acyl-carrier-protein] reductase: MATKTALVTGASRGIGRAVAVALAQAGYDVAINYSSNVSAAEEAAQAVKACGQKAVLVQGDVSRKEEAELIVAETQKEFSHIDVLVNNAGITRDTLVRRMKEADWDAVLNTNLKGVFLMTQAVIGDMFKQRRGVIINMSSVVGVTGNIGQANYAAAKAGVIGLTKANAKEFATRGIRVNAIAPGFIHTDMTSGLPDKIKESLIKQIPLGAMGDPEDIAAAVRFLASDEAKYITGQVLQVNGGMAM; this comes from the coding sequence ATGGCAACTAAAACAGCACTTGTTACCGGCGCATCGCGCGGCATCGGACGGGCAGTGGCAGTCGCTTTGGCGCAGGCCGGGTATGATGTTGCGATTAATTATTCCAGTAACGTAAGCGCGGCGGAAGAAGCGGCACAAGCGGTGAAAGCATGCGGTCAAAAAGCTGTTTTAGTACAGGGGGACGTTTCCCGAAAAGAGGAAGCGGAACTCATTGTGGCCGAAACGCAAAAAGAATTTTCGCATATCGACGTGCTGGTAAATAACGCCGGCATTACCCGTGACACCCTGGTGCGGCGGATGAAAGAAGCCGACTGGGACGCTGTTTTAAACACCAACTTAAAAGGTGTTTTCTTGATGACGCAAGCCGTCATCGGCGATATGTTTAAGCAACGCCGCGGTGTCATTATTAATATGAGCTCCGTCGTCGGTGTGACGGGTAATATCGGGCAGGCCAATTATGCTGCTGCCAAAGCGGGCGTTATCGGCTTGACGAAAGCGAACGCGAAAGAATTTGCCACGCGCGGCATTCGTGTAAATGCGATTGCACCCGGGTTTATTCATACCGATATGACCAGCGGATTGCCGGACAAAATCAAAGAAAGTCTGATCAAGCAAATTCCTCTGGGAGCGATGGGAGATCCGGAAGACATAGCCGCCGCGGTACGTTTTCTGGCCTCCGACGAGGCGAAGTACATTACCGGGCAAGTGTTACAAGTCAACGGCGGCATGGCTATGTAG